One genomic window of Sphingobacterium oryzagri includes the following:
- a CDS encoding DUF294 nucleotidyltransferase-like domain-containing protein: MQNLVELLKQTVPFNILPESVLFGIAESLKPCRYSKDTLAYRQEITEMSGVDILAAGEYETFFFDTAENKRSIEVHHSPYCFGGISVLLNRTKALKSVMAKKGTLVYSLPRKEFLELCQAYEEFFQYYTTDFGKRMLDEEFSHFVKTPASFEESYIAAEQLYSRKIDGIIYKDIVSCYAETPIFEAAQHMAQHRVSCLFVKDSADQIIGYATDLTLRDNVIAKRIDAEKPIASVMDNPIVSISHQAYLYEAVLMMFSTKSRYLLVEKEGKFVGFLSRNRLLSEQGQSPLVFIQSVKLAETTDELRQKWNYVPEIIQQLLGRGINAEITNQVITTIADTIAIKVIEKVIREMGEPPAKFVFMITGSEGRKEQSLKTDQDNAIIYEDKANEHREMVRAYFLAFATKVSDYLNDIGFIYCKGGYMASNPDWTHSLSHWKKNYTKWIEETVPENAIKFSTFFDCRFLYGDRQIIEQLKEFLEEELQKPNDRFFAFIAKNALQYEPPLTFFKNIKTETIGKSEVFNIKNAMTPIVDLVRVYALKKRVYQENTGERLKKLMEMGVFTAEQYQELYQSYYYLMALRLENQANQILVEKTEPDNYIKIDKLTKIEKVTLKEIFKTISNFQVGIKMRFTNNILG; encoded by the coding sequence ATGCAGAATTTAGTAGAACTTTTAAAACAAACCGTCCCTTTTAATATATTGCCGGAAAGCGTGTTGTTTGGTATTGCGGAATCGCTCAAACCTTGTCGTTATTCCAAGGATACGCTTGCCTACAGACAAGAAATCACGGAGATGAGCGGCGTCGATATTCTTGCCGCCGGCGAGTATGAAACATTCTTTTTCGACACGGCAGAAAACAAGCGATCGATCGAAGTACATCACTCGCCGTATTGCTTTGGGGGTATTTCGGTTTTACTAAACCGAACCAAAGCGTTAAAATCCGTGATGGCAAAAAAAGGTACGCTGGTTTACAGCCTGCCGCGGAAGGAGTTTTTAGAGCTATGCCAGGCTTACGAAGAATTTTTTCAGTATTACACTACTGATTTTGGTAAGCGAATGCTGGACGAAGAGTTTTCGCATTTCGTTAAAACGCCCGCGAGTTTTGAAGAAAGCTATATTGCTGCCGAGCAACTGTATTCCAGAAAGATAGATGGCATTATCTATAAAGACATCGTTTCCTGCTACGCCGAAACGCCGATTTTTGAAGCGGCACAGCATATGGCACAGCACCGGGTGAGCTGCTTGTTTGTAAAGGATAGCGCAGATCAGATTATAGGCTACGCGACAGATTTGACGCTTCGTGATAACGTGATTGCGAAACGTATCGACGCCGAGAAACCCATAGCCAGCGTCATGGATAATCCGATTGTGTCGATATCTCATCAAGCTTATCTGTATGAGGCTGTGTTGATGATGTTCAGTACGAAATCACGCTACCTTTTGGTCGAAAAGGAAGGCAAATTTGTCGGCTTTTTAAGTCGAAACCGGCTGCTAAGCGAGCAAGGCCAATCGCCCTTGGTATTTATTCAATCGGTGAAACTGGCAGAGACGACAGACGAGCTTCGTCAGAAGTGGAACTATGTGCCCGAAATTATTCAGCAACTTCTGGGGCGCGGAATCAACGCCGAAATTACCAATCAGGTGATCACCACGATCGCTGATACTATTGCCATTAAAGTTATCGAGAAAGTAATCCGAGAAATGGGCGAACCGCCTGCCAAGTTTGTCTTTATGATTACGGGCAGCGAGGGGCGCAAAGAGCAAAGCCTCAAGACCGACCAGGATAACGCCATTATCTACGAAGATAAGGCCAATGAGCATCGTGAGATGGTGCGCGCGTATTTTTTGGCGTTTGCAACCAAAGTGTCTGACTATCTTAACGATATCGGCTTTATCTATTGCAAAGGCGGATATATGGCGAGTAATCCGGATTGGACACACTCTTTATCCCATTGGAAAAAGAACTATACAAAGTGGATTGAGGAAACCGTGCCGGAAAATGCGATCAAGTTTTCGACATTTTTTGATTGCCGCTTTTTATACGGCGACCGCCAAATTATTGAGCAGTTAAAGGAGTTTTTGGAAGAAGAACTGCAAAAGCCTAACGATCGTTTTTTTGCATTCATCGCTAAAAATGCGCTACAGTATGAACCGCCGCTAACGTTTTTTAAAAATATCAAAACAGAAACCATTGGCAAGTCGGAAGTCTTCAACATTAAGAATGCGATGACGCCGATCGTCGATTTGGTACGGGTGTATGCGCTTAAAAAGAGGGTGTATCAGGAAAACACGGGCGAACGACTCAAGAAATTAATGGAGATGGGCGTATTTACGGCCGAGCAATACCAGGAATTGTACCAATCTTATTATTATTTAATGGCTTTACGGCTGGAAAACCAGGCAAACCAAATTTTGGTGGAGAAGACAGAACCCGACAACTACATTAAAATCGACAAGCTGACCAAAATCGAAAAGGTGACGCTGAAAGAAATTTTTAAAACGATCAGCAATTTCCAGGTGGGTATTAAAATGCGCTTTACCAATAATATTCTAGGGTAA
- a CDS encoding helix-turn-helix transcriptional regulator codes for MLVKSKIVELDEWLFVEEIPDSYMPDKPLVEHRVDIKRAPVHMTNFQLSTSGLFVLYTQMSFDQKVHIHTEIEGEAITSQFIFYKTADSKLPYGMSRHNIRYIPSVKTVHEVKEGIAYSYFIAVISKEYYLNLIKRDSLLHKHFVDDMELGKYASFSEEDLMATYEMQHTISELVESKKTGEIRRLHTESRVVELLMYQFEQYNEKSQQQLPLFNDDDVSRLEQARQILEQRLANPPTQKELATEVLMSESKLRKDFKEYFSVTIHDYLTRVRMEKARAYLVEDKMSVYEVALLTGFGHQNNFSSAFKKYYGISPGELKL; via the coding sequence ATGTTGGTAAAAAGTAAAATAGTGGAGTTAGATGAATGGCTTTTCGTTGAGGAGATTCCGGACAGTTATATGCCTGATAAGCCATTGGTGGAGCATCGCGTCGACATCAAACGTGCGCCGGTTCACATGACTAATTTTCAATTGTCTACCAGTGGTCTGTTTGTCTTGTATACGCAAATGTCGTTTGATCAAAAAGTACATATCCATACCGAGATAGAAGGCGAGGCCATTACCAGCCAATTTATATTTTACAAAACAGCAGATAGCAAGCTTCCCTATGGCATGAGTCGGCATAATATACGTTATATTCCTTCGGTAAAGACCGTTCACGAAGTAAAAGAAGGCATTGCGTATAGTTATTTTATCGCCGTAATTTCTAAAGAGTATTATCTAAACCTCATCAAACGTGATTCGTTACTTCACAAGCATTTTGTGGATGATATGGAGCTGGGCAAATATGCGTCTTTTTCGGAAGAAGATTTGATGGCTACCTACGAGATGCAGCACACGATTTCCGAGCTGGTCGAATCTAAAAAAACCGGTGAGATCAGGCGTTTGCATACCGAATCGCGCGTCGTCGAGTTGCTGATGTACCAATTTGAGCAATACAATGAGAAATCGCAACAACAGCTGCCGCTTTTTAACGACGATGACGTGTCCAGATTAGAGCAAGCCAGGCAAATTCTGGAGCAGCGACTGGCTAATCCGCCTACACAGAAGGAATTGGCTACCGAAGTGTTGATGAGTGAAAGTAAGCTACGCAAAGATTTCAAAGAATACTTTTCCGTCACGATCCATGATTATCTCACGCGTGTTCGCATGGAAAAAGCACGCGCGTATCTTGTCGAAGATAAGATGTCGGTGTATGAAGTTGCGCTATTGACTGGGTTTGGCCATCAAAACAACTTCAGCAGCGCCTTTAAAAAGTATTACGGCATCTCACCAGGCGAACTAAAACTTTAA
- a CDS encoding heme ABC transporter ATP-binding protein: protein MLRVEKLNYEVKGRKLLKDVSFHVRKGEVLTLLGANGAGKSTLMKVLCGEYKPNAGLITLHGKALDAYDPRVLARHRAMLSQQQHVALAFTVEEIVMMGRYPHFKNRPAARDLAVVAEVMAICGVEEFAKRVFTQLSGGEQQRVQLARSLAQVWDNPSSLLLLDEPISALDMHYQQKVLAIAKALSRRGFIVVLVVHDVNFAATYADRIVMLKHGRKLFDGSPIEVLTAHNIYTVFSVASVVELNPRTLRPYIRLEEMPIDIYAFNNHLPNDAGETRTLRQQQAQLLAANPYLDYVEQARQLAVSHAEIWLMDPRKQLFLLTKPLADLYPLLTALGEVLVYTQNSCCVQKQTKCYQLQSNNAARVNSTPFIYAIASGHTVAILDRSTEQGIHFFDRNGNVLHGVYLVDHSSNPDAFAAIADDASNIKAASRFFQQLEPVVVGEKEATLADEKQHMVGLQQFKRVLAQCVSSGLILQLSIVNSSFKQVYEGRISHLVDQGTRYIIKEKGFELLIQMELLDKIYLRRETGADANEANVTMALFDQNGNPVLEVTSLLPAQQRQWQQLFAVEIII from the coding sequence ATGTTACGGGTCGAAAAACTTAATTACGAAGTCAAAGGTCGAAAATTGCTGAAAGATGTATCTTTTCACGTGCGCAAGGGCGAGGTGCTGACGCTGCTAGGCGCTAATGGTGCTGGCAAGTCAACCTTGATGAAAGTACTTTGTGGTGAGTATAAGCCAAATGCAGGGCTTATCACCTTGCATGGAAAAGCGCTTGATGCTTATGATCCGCGTGTTCTGGCGCGACATCGCGCGATGTTGAGTCAACAACAGCATGTAGCGCTCGCGTTCACCGTGGAAGAGATTGTGATGATGGGCCGCTATCCACATTTCAAAAATCGCCCTGCTGCCCGCGATCTTGCTGTAGTTGCCGAAGTGATGGCAATATGTGGAGTAGAAGAATTTGCAAAACGTGTTTTTACACAGCTCTCCGGTGGCGAGCAGCAACGCGTCCAATTGGCCAGATCGCTTGCGCAGGTGTGGGATAATCCGTCGAGTTTGCTATTGTTAGATGAGCCGATCTCCGCCTTAGATATGCATTACCAACAAAAAGTGTTAGCTATTGCAAAAGCGCTTTCTCGTCGCGGCTTTATAGTCGTGCTTGTTGTGCATGATGTAAATTTTGCAGCGACCTACGCCGATCGTATTGTTATGCTGAAGCATGGCCGTAAACTGTTTGACGGTAGTCCTATCGAGGTGCTCACAGCGCATAACATTTACACGGTGTTTTCAGTCGCGTCTGTCGTCGAATTAAATCCGCGCACGCTGCGCCCGTATATCCGACTCGAAGAGATGCCGATCGATATTTATGCGTTTAACAATCATCTGCCCAACGATGCCGGTGAAACGCGCACGCTAAGGCAGCAACAAGCGCAACTACTTGCCGCAAACCCTTATTTGGATTATGTAGAGCAGGCTCGGCAATTAGCCGTCAGCCATGCCGAAATTTGGTTGATGGATCCGCGTAAGCAGCTATTTCTACTTACAAAACCGCTTGCAGACTTATATCCCTTACTTACAGCGCTTGGTGAAGTGCTGGTATATACCCAAAATAGCTGTTGTGTGCAAAAGCAGACCAAATGCTATCAACTTCAATCCAACAATGCCGCGCGTGTGAATTCTACACCTTTTATTTATGCCATAGCATCCGGCCATACCGTCGCTATACTCGATCGATCAACCGAGCAGGGCATTCACTTCTTTGATCGAAACGGAAATGTGCTGCATGGTGTCTACCTCGTCGATCACAGCAGCAATCCGGACGCATTTGCCGCTATCGCAGACGACGCGTCTAACATCAAAGCGGCGTCGCGATTTTTCCAACAATTGGAACCGGTCGTCGTTGGCGAAAAAGAAGCAACGCTGGCCGACGAAAAGCAGCATATGGTAGGCTTACAACAGTTTAAACGCGTGCTTGCACAATGTGTAAGCAGCGGTTTGATACTTCAGTTATCTATTGTCAACAGCTCTTTTAAACAGGTATACGAAGGGCGTATCAGCCATCTCGTTGACCAAGGTACGCGGTATATAATCAAGGAAAAAGGCTTTGAATTGCTGATACAGATGGAATTGCTTGACAAAATTTATCTACGCCGCGAAACAGGAGCAGACGCAAACGAAGCTAACGTTACAATGGCGCTGTTTGATCAAAACGGAAACCCCGTTTTAGAAGTCACATCGCTGCTGCCAGCGCAGCAAAGGCAATGGCAACAGCTATTTGCGGTAGAAATTATTATTTAG
- a CDS encoding FecCD family ABC transporter permease, whose translation MSSKQQLIVTILALALIFVALFSLGQGAFYIPLADVWHMIMAKFGVYESPLPDNLAEDVLFVVRMPRILLGMLVGAALGISGAGIQGIFRNPLAEPGLIGISSGASLFAVLVIAFEAVLFRGLSEILGYYLLVFGAFAGAGITAFIVYQIAKKEGRPQVTTMLLAGIAINGFAGALTGLMTYMATEQQLRSITFWMLGSLGGATWDNVAVVSPFILVSTGLLVFFGKSLNAFALGEMQADLLGMRSDRVKLWVVTLATLAVGASVAVAGIIGFVGLLVPHTVRLIGGADNRFVLLASLIMGALVLTLADVLSRTLVAPIELPIGVITALLGTPVFLYILIKEK comes from the coding sequence GTGTCTAGCAAACAACAACTTATTGTAACGATATTGGCCCTTGCCCTTATCTTTGTCGCGTTATTTTCGCTCGGTCAGGGGGCTTTTTATATTCCGCTTGCTGATGTGTGGCACATGATAATGGCCAAGTTCGGAGTTTACGAATCGCCGTTGCCAGATAATTTAGCGGAAGACGTGCTGTTTGTTGTGCGCATGCCCCGTATTCTATTAGGCATGTTAGTGGGCGCTGCTTTGGGCATCTCCGGAGCGGGCATCCAAGGCATCTTTCGCAACCCGTTGGCAGAGCCCGGGCTGATTGGTATTTCCTCGGGCGCGTCGCTTTTTGCTGTATTGGTCATTGCATTTGAAGCGGTCTTGTTTCGCGGACTTTCCGAAATATTAGGCTATTATCTGCTCGTTTTTGGCGCTTTTGCCGGCGCGGGAATCACGGCATTTATTGTATATCAAATCGCAAAAAAAGAAGGAAGACCGCAGGTTACCACCATGTTGCTGGCGGGCATAGCGATCAATGGTTTTGCGGGTGCGTTGACTGGTTTAATGACGTACATGGCGACCGAGCAACAACTACGCAGCATCACTTTTTGGATGTTGGGTAGCCTGGGCGGAGCGACCTGGGATAATGTTGCTGTGGTTAGTCCCTTTATTTTGGTTTCCACTGGCCTGTTAGTTTTTTTCGGAAAATCCCTTAATGCGTTTGCGCTTGGCGAGATGCAAGCCGATCTTTTAGGTATGCGCAGCGATCGCGTCAAATTATGGGTCGTGACTCTGGCCACGCTCGCCGTAGGCGCATCCGTCGCTGTAGCTGGTATTATCGGTTTTGTGGGGTTACTCGTGCCGCATACTGTAAGGTTAATTGGCGGTGCAGACAATCGATTTGTGCTGTTGGCGTCGCTCATTATGGGCGCTTTGGTGCTTACATTGGCTGATGTGTTATCACGTACATTAGTTGCGCCCATTGAATTGCCGATCGGCGTTATTACCGCGCTGCTGGGCACGCCGGTATTTTTATACATATTAATAAAAGAAAAATAA
- a CDS encoding heme/hemin ABC transporter substrate-binding protein, whose translation MKKFLLCVTLLLLLHNVQAKEQRIVTLSSAITETVYGLGLGDAVVATDVTSVSPKAAAALPRVSKNRALSAEGIMAYRPTLVLAPEGDIPAAVLKHLRESHIEVVVLKQEFSERGAYQFIQQIADAVGVPAMGKSVVNRTKVTMREISAIIAKETAGKKKPKVLFIYARGTGTMSVAGKGSSLDAVIEMAGGKNAIQEFADFKPYTTESLVKANPDVILLFDFGVSSLGGKEAILKMPGVKLTTAGKEKRIISMNASLLVNFSTRLPESILALHQELTAVTKNQ comes from the coding sequence ATGAAGAAATTTTTATTATGCGTGACATTGTTGCTATTGTTGCACAATGTACAGGCAAAAGAGCAAAGGATTGTAACGTTGAGTAGCGCGATAACTGAAACTGTATATGGGCTAGGACTAGGCGATGCCGTGGTCGCGACCGATGTTACCAGCGTCTCGCCAAAAGCTGCGGCAGCCTTGCCAAGGGTGAGTAAAAACCGCGCGCTATCGGCAGAAGGCATTATGGCGTATCGACCTACACTGGTATTGGCGCCGGAAGGCGATATTCCTGCGGCGGTGCTTAAACATTTGCGCGAATCTCATATCGAGGTGGTCGTGTTAAAGCAGGAATTTTCCGAACGCGGCGCGTATCAATTTATCCAGCAGATTGCTGATGCCGTAGGTGTACCAGCGATGGGGAAATCGGTGGTAAACCGTACAAAAGTAACGATGCGCGAGATCTCCGCTATTATTGCAAAAGAAACTGCAGGCAAGAAGAAGCCAAAAGTATTGTTCATTTATGCGCGGGGCACAGGCACCATGAGTGTTGCCGGAAAGGGTAGTAGCCTTGATGCAGTCATCGAAATGGCCGGTGGCAAAAATGCCATTCAGGAATTTGCCGACTTTAAGCCTTATACCACCGAATCGCTGGTAAAAGCCAATCCAGATGTGATTTTGCTGTTTGATTTTGGTGTCAGTAGTTTAGGCGGTAAAGAAGCGATATTAAAAATGCCGGGCGTTAAGTTAACAACCGCCGGAAAAGAAAAGCGCATTATCAGTATGAACGCATCGTTACTCGTCAATTTCAGTACGCGGCTGCCAGAGAGCATACTGGCATTGCATCAGGAGTTGACAGCAGTTACCAAAAACCAGTAA
- a CDS encoding TonB-dependent receptor — MYGRFLFLIIFFLPALLQAQERSKISGYVVDARKQAVNEAVITLLPDNQVYKTDRTGRFSFENLYVGVYQIAIQRAGFQQQTITVDLQSDTVVNILLEAQSQEIEAVQINGQVTAVDNLIKAENAAMPVKVITRREIELMGSRRLDEVMKEQTGVAVVNDVSGGSRAIGVQMQGFSSNYVMVLVDGQPMLGRNNGNFDLSRISVTNIERIEIIKGASSCLYGSDALGGAINIVTRHGAISPQAQATLLYGSLNIVDATIEAETPFANQRGTFVASGNYYRTDGFNTDGQYLTGGSTTVPPYQNYSFQGRGRYRLSKNGTIGLTARFAARQSQMTNAWSDALTLDDQQQDQDINLGFSYDQQFSARFRSMSRYYFSRNHTEMRAQWLQEGILASAEAFGQQVHRIEQQFAYSAATSLKFTGGLGGSIEQMDNQDLDGERALYTAFGYLQTEWRPVERLLSTLGLRYDYTNVYDGRLSPSLGLQYQITPQLLVKGGVGAGFKAPDYKMRYQVFYNPAANYLVIGADRVAEVIQTMDANGELSYRNTYMVNLVDGNLKAETSLSNNLGFVWNPNTRWQAEVSLFYHRINNQINTVSVGNGTTISQLYSYRNLPKAVNKGFELSLNYQATKDLALSAGYQYLVAKDLAVGDSIRAGNYPYNYYSNPTTGEHRQSQPGDYWGIEDRSRHMLNLKALYTFVPWQMNINLRANIRGKYPFQDTNGNQFIDDADAFVPLHTLINLTVEKQLFNNKLTCRLIADNLLDFTNRNMLGQPGRIMMAGLSYRWLKN; from the coding sequence ATGTACGGCAGATTCTTGTTCTTGATTATCTTTTTTCTACCTGCTTTGCTGCAGGCGCAGGAACGTAGTAAAATATCTGGTTACGTCGTCGACGCCCGCAAGCAAGCGGTAAATGAAGCGGTGATAACCTTGCTTCCTGATAACCAGGTTTATAAAACGGACCGTACGGGGCGATTCAGTTTTGAAAATTTATATGTCGGCGTTTACCAAATAGCTATTCAGCGCGCTGGGTTTCAACAGCAAACCATCACCGTTGATCTTCAAAGCGACACGGTAGTAAATATCCTGCTAGAGGCTCAAAGTCAAGAGATTGAAGCCGTTCAGATAAATGGTCAGGTTACCGCTGTAGATAACCTAATTAAGGCAGAAAATGCCGCTATGCCGGTCAAGGTCATTACCCGACGGGAGATCGAACTGATGGGCAGTCGCCGATTAGACGAAGTGATGAAAGAGCAAACTGGTGTGGCTGTCGTTAATGATGTTTCCGGCGGATCGCGCGCTATTGGTGTGCAAATGCAAGGATTTAGCAGTAATTATGTGATGGTGCTTGTTGACGGACAGCCCATGCTAGGCCGTAACAATGGCAATTTTGATCTTTCGCGCATTTCTGTTACTAATATTGAACGTATTGAGATAATCAAAGGTGCATCTTCCTGTCTTTACGGAAGTGATGCGTTGGGCGGTGCCATTAATATCGTGACGCGCCACGGCGCCATATCGCCACAAGCGCAAGCCACACTGCTTTACGGCAGTTTGAATATTGTAGATGCTACCATAGAAGCCGAGACGCCTTTCGCAAACCAGCGCGGTACATTTGTAGCCTCCGGAAATTATTATCGCACAGATGGTTTTAATACCGACGGGCAATATTTAACGGGTGGTAGCACAACGGTACCGCCCTACCAGAATTACAGCTTTCAGGGGCGCGGCCGCTACCGGCTATCAAAAAATGGAACGATAGGACTTACTGCACGCTTTGCGGCAAGGCAATCGCAAATGACCAATGCCTGGTCTGACGCGTTAACGCTCGACGATCAACAACAGGATCAGGATATCAATTTAGGCTTTAGTTATGATCAACAATTTTCGGCACGATTCCGAAGTATGAGCCGGTATTATTTTTCCAGAAACCATACAGAAATGCGTGCACAATGGTTGCAGGAAGGAATTTTGGCTAGTGCGGAAGCATTTGGCCAGCAGGTACATCGCATCGAGCAGCAGTTTGCCTACAGCGCGGCAACCAGTCTGAAATTTACGGGCGGACTTGGTGGCAGCATAGAACAAATGGACAACCAAGATCTCGACGGCGAACGCGCATTGTATACCGCATTTGGTTATTTGCAAACCGAGTGGAGACCCGTAGAGCGGTTACTCAGCACGTTAGGTTTGCGCTACGATTACACCAATGTTTACGATGGGCGGTTGAGTCCGAGTTTGGGTTTGCAGTATCAAATCACGCCGCAATTATTGGTGAAAGGTGGCGTGGGCGCTGGTTTTAAAGCGCCGGATTACAAAATGCGTTATCAGGTTTTCTACAATCCGGCAGCCAATTATCTGGTCATTGGTGCCGATCGGGTTGCTGAAGTTATTCAGACGATGGATGCCAATGGCGAATTGAGTTACCGAAATACCTATATGGTAAATTTAGTAGACGGAAACCTGAAAGCTGAAACAAGTTTATCCAACAACCTAGGCTTCGTGTGGAATCCAAACACACGTTGGCAAGCAGAAGTATCACTGTTTTATCACCGGATAAACAACCAGATCAACACGGTGAGCGTCGGTAACGGAACAACTATCAGCCAACTGTACAGTTACAGAAATTTGCCAAAAGCGGTCAATAAAGGTTTCGAACTCAGCTTAAACTACCAGGCAACGAAAGATCTGGCACTATCTGCAGGTTACCAATACCTCGTTGCTAAAGATTTGGCTGTGGGTGACAGCATCCGCGCGGGCAATTATCCGTACAATTATTACAGCAACCCTACTACTGGCGAACATCGGCAAAGTCAACCCGGCGATTACTGGGGAATCGAAGATCGATCTCGGCATATGCTTAACCTGAAAGCGCTATACACGTTCGTTCCTTGGCAGATGAACATCAACCTCCGTGCGAATATTCGTGGAAAATATCCGTTTCAGGATACCAACGGCAATCAGTTTATTGACGACGCTGATGCTTTCGTTCCGCTGCACACGTTGATTAATCTAACGGTAGAAAAACAGCTTTTCAATAACAAATTGACCTGTCGATTAATTGCAGATAACCTGCTTGACTTTACGAACCGAAATATGCTGGGCCAGCCCGGACGAATAATGATGGCCGGACTGAGTTACCGCTGGTTAAAAAACTGA
- a CDS encoding HmuY family protein — MNNSTYSKNTYRLLLTQMTLGLGLLFGLAACRKDDAPSPVYEDGKSTVIYDLAGDTEAAMGSAAVDGKENRSFQIFLFRFRDQRQLWVRTTADSLQYLKTNDWDIAFTGPYNAEIYLNNAGDAFNPGYQGPANNTAVIFRNEAYERVTAAPSDSEFDASEVGRIGWASSGSSSGWFQYSMDSHIMLALPNRTYILRLPDGKYAKLQLINAYKGNPATVTNMNWPAPYYTFRYFVQQDGSKNLATNE, encoded by the coding sequence ATGAATAATAGTACCTATTCAAAAAATACATACCGATTGCTGCTGACCCAAATGACCTTGGGCCTAGGTTTACTTTTCGGTCTTGCCGCTTGCAGAAAAGACGATGCGCCAAGCCCCGTTTACGAAGACGGGAAAAGCACGGTAATCTACGATCTTGCCGGTGATACGGAAGCCGCGATGGGCAGTGCTGCTGTAGATGGAAAGGAAAATCGTAGTTTTCAAATCTTCTTATTCCGCTTTCGTGACCAGCGTCAGCTATGGGTGCGAACGACAGCAGACTCGCTCCAATACTTAAAAACAAACGATTGGGATATTGCCTTTACAGGTCCATACAATGCTGAAATCTACTTGAACAACGCAGGTGACGCGTTTAATCCAGGTTATCAGGGCCCAGCTAACAATACGGCAGTTATTTTCCGAAATGAAGCTTATGAGCGGGTTACTGCTGCGCCAAGTGATAGCGAGTTTGATGCGAGCGAAGTGGGCAGAATTGGTTGGGCATCGTCTGGCAGTTCCAGCGGTTGGTTTCAGTACAGCATGGATTCGCATATTATGCTGGCACTACCCAATCGCACGTATATATTGCGACTTCCGGATGGTAAATATGCAAAACTACAGTTGATAAACGCTTATAAAGGAAATCCAGCTACGGTAACCAATATGAATTGGCCTGCACCGTACTACACTTTCCGATACTTTGTGCAGCAAGATGGCAGCAAAAATTTAGCAACGAACGAATAA
- a CDS encoding HmuY family protein, producing MLAKHVKTLLLFTGLLILGSACSKDSDPVVEEAVPAEEAGDPSLFNTLVRVNNLVAAQGNETSSAAKTVYFSLETKKEYSEEHTRTRNWDLAFSGLFNSFLSGNNGTDAANFGFGNRASGGILILEQPFDEVVNVPADSDFKTGSTLIGTDNYGDFGEGTGWYLYDFEGTIVRDGATQNQHVAYALVNPLTLKNGTVVRPRTIVLRTAKGNYAKIRILSCYKDLLQPDQWLRDAPKMYFTFEYVLVRAGSRTFAVN from the coding sequence ATGTTAGCTAAACACGTAAAAACGCTACTTCTTTTTACCGGTCTGCTCATCCTTGGCAGCGCCTGTAGCAAAGATTCTGATCCGGTCGTAGAAGAAGCAGTGCCCGCAGAGGAAGCTGGCGATCCAAGCTTGTTCAATACCTTGGTTCGCGTCAATAACCTCGTTGCGGCACAGGGTAATGAAACGTCCAGCGCAGCGAAAACGGTGTATTTTAGTCTGGAAACAAAAAAGGAGTACAGCGAAGAACATACCCGTACACGTAACTGGGATTTGGCATTCAGCGGCTTATTTAATAGCTTTTTATCAGGAAATAACGGTACAGATGCGGCAAACTTCGGTTTTGGAAATCGGGCGAGCGGTGGCATACTCATTCTGGAGCAACCATTTGACGAGGTCGTCAACGTCCCGGCTGACAGCGATTTTAAAACAGGAAGTACCTTGATCGGTACTGACAACTACGGTGATTTTGGCGAAGGAACAGGTTGGTACCTGTACGATTTTGAAGGCACGATTGTGCGCGATGGTGCAACACAAAACCAACATGTCGCCTACGCGCTCGTTAATCCGCTAACCTTAAAAAACGGTACCGTCGTGCGTCCGCGTACCATTGTTTTGCGTACAGCGAAGGGCAATTACGCTAAAATTCGCATACTTTCTTGTTATAAAGACTTGCTCCAACCGGATCAATGGCTACGAGACGCACCCAAGATGTATTTCACGTTCGAATATGTGCTAGTTCGTGCGGGCAGCCGCACCTTTGCTGTAAATTAA